A segment of the Agarivorans albus genome:
AGTGCCGATTATTTATCCGAATGAGGCTTTTACTACTGATCCTTAGCAAAACAGGTATAATCCACGGGTTAAATAAATAGAGTATCGAAATGGCAGATTTTTTCGCTTCGACCGCTAAAGGTTTAGAAAGCTTATGTTTAGATGAAATTACCGCGCTGGGTGCAGAAAACTGCAAACAAACAGTAGCCGGTGTTAGCTTTAGTTGTGACTGGCCAACCGCCTACAAAATTTGTATGTGGTCACGTGTTGCCTCTCGCATATTGTTGCGCTTAGTAGAGACTCAAGCAGAAAACGTTGATGAGCTATATGAAGCAGCCTATTCAGTACGTTGGAATAAGTACTTTAGCGTAGATCAAACGTTCTCGGTGCATTGTAGTGGAACAAACCACTATATAGACAATAGCCAGTTTGGTGCGCTTAAAGTAAAAGACGCCATTGTTGATCAGTTTAATAAGCTGGAAGGCGTTCGCCCCAATGTCGCTAAAACCGACGAAGATGCGCGAATAGTGGTTCGTTTAGCGGGTAAACATTTAGCCATTTCAATCGATTTATCTGGCGCAGCCCTTCATCGACGTGGTTATCGTTTAGAGCAGGGTGAAGCACCAGTTAGAGAAAACCTTGCAGCAGCCTTGACGATTCGTAGTAACTGGCAAGAAAAATATCTGATTGATCCAATGTGTGGTTCCGGGACAATTTTGATTGAAGCGGCGATGCAAGCCGCCGACATCGCACCTGGTTTAAATCGACAATTTGGGTTTGAGCGCTTACGCAACTTTGCGTCTTCTGCTTGGCAAGACATTCGAAACGATGCCAAAGCCAGAGCCCAATATGGCTTAGCAAATTGTAAACAGCGTCTTATTGGCTACGATATTGATCGTCGCATGGTGACCTTAGCTAAATCGAACATTGAGCGTGCTGGACTTAGTGACATTATTTCAGTACATGTTCATGATGCTGCAAATCTGCCAGCCGCGCCAAGTGAGCCCGGACTTATTTTGTCTAATCCGCCTTATGGTGAACGTCTGGGCGAACTGACTAAGCTTATCGGCTTATTCTTATCCTTTGGTGCGAGCGTACGCGAAAACTATCCTGGCTGGCGTTTGTCGCTGTTTACCGCTGCACCAGAATTACTCGACTATCTGCGCCTGCGTAGTGACAAGCAATATAAGTTTTTAAATGGTGCACTTAACTGTGTGCTGAAAATCTATCAAATTGGTGAAGGTGGGCAGGGGACTCAACGTAAATATGCTGAAGACTTTGTAAATCGATTGCTTAAAAACAAGAAAAAGCTGCAGAAATGGATCAAGCGAGACAACATAACTTGTTACCGCTTATATGATGCAGACTTACCCGAATACAATGTGGCTGTAGATTGCTACGACGACTACGTGATTGTACAAGAGTATCGAGCTCCAAAGAGTATTGAACCCACAAAAGCGCGTCGTCGTTTAATGGATTTGCTAACCGGGCTTTTACAAAGTGATTTAGTGGCTAACGATAAGTTAGTAATTAAGCAACGTGCTCAACAAAAAGGGCGCCAGCAATATGAACGCAATAGTGACGAAAAAGAGCGTTTTGTTGTTCAAGAATATGGTGCTCAGTTTTACGTTAATCTTACCGATTATTTAGATACTGGTTTGTTTTTAGATCACCGGAACATGCGGCATTACATTCAACAGCATAGCCAAAGTAAAAAGGTTCTCAATCTTTTCGCTTACACCGGCTCAGCTTCGGTTCATGCAGCGCTTGGTGGGGCTTCTAAAGTTACAACTGTAGATATGTCTAATACCTATTTAAACTGGGCAAAAGATAACTTTAGATTAAACCAGCTTCCGATTAGCAAACATGAGTTTATTCGTGCTGATTGTATGGCTTGGCTGAAAACACAAATATCACAACGTTGGGATTTGATTTTTCTCGATCCGCCTACTTTTTCAAATTCAAAAAAGATGGATGAAGTGTTTGATATACAAAAAGATCACGTTGATTTGTTGGGCTCGGTTTCGCGCTTGCTTAATCCGGGCGGACAGTTGATTTTCTCAAACAATAAACGCCAATTCAAAATGGATATAGAAGCCTTAGCAAAGCTGGGGCTTAAAGTTAAGAACATTTCAAGTCAGTCTTTATCGCCTGATTTTGAACGTAATAAACAAATTCATAATTGTTGGATGATACACAAGGAATAGTTGTATGACTTGGGTTTTATATAGTACTGATGGTTGCCATCTTTGCGAAGATGCTCGTGCGTTAATTTTAGCTAACCCCAATATTAATGAGCTAAAAGAACAAGACATAATCGAAGACGAGTCTTTAGTCGAGCAATACCGTTATAGCATTCCTGTGTTGTGTCACGAACCCAGTCAACAAAGAATTAACTGGCCTTTTGACGCGAGCCAGTTAGAACAATTTATAGAGAGTTGTGCGTGTTAGTAAACTTACAAGACGCTTTTTTGGCATATGGCGACACGCCACTGTTAAACAAAGCAAATGTGCAAATAAACAAAGCTGAACGAGTATGTCTAGTTGGCCGTAATGGTGCTGGCAAGAGCACTTTGTTGCAAGTGATCGAAGGCGCTATTCAGTTAGACTCAGGCCAACGTCAACTAGTTAATGACGTTGTCATCACCCGATTACAGCAAGATCCACCTGAGGCGAGTGAGCAACGTATTTTTGATTACGTCGCTGAAGGCAAACCACATATCGGTAAATTGCTCAGTGAGTTTCACCACTTAACGTCGAATATCAATGAAAACTCCAGTGAACGCGAATTAAAACGTATGCAACAAATACAGCATGAGATAGATGTTGTAGACGGCTGGAAATTTGATAACGAAATTCAACAAGTTCTCACAACCATGAAGCTAGATGGAGAAGCTCCTTTGCAAGGCCTATCCGGTGGTTGGCTAAGAAAGGTTGCGTTAG
Coding sequences within it:
- a CDS encoding glutaredoxin family protein, with protein sequence MTWVLYSTDGCHLCEDARALILANPNINELKEQDIIEDESLVEQYRYSIPVLCHEPSQQRINWPFDASQLEQFIESCAC
- the rlmKL gene encoding bifunctional 23S rRNA (guanine(2069)-N(7))-methyltransferase RlmK/23S rRNA (guanine(2445)-N(2))-methyltransferase RlmL; protein product: MADFFASTAKGLESLCLDEITALGAENCKQTVAGVSFSCDWPTAYKICMWSRVASRILLRLVETQAENVDELYEAAYSVRWNKYFSVDQTFSVHCSGTNHYIDNSQFGALKVKDAIVDQFNKLEGVRPNVAKTDEDARIVVRLAGKHLAISIDLSGAALHRRGYRLEQGEAPVRENLAAALTIRSNWQEKYLIDPMCGSGTILIEAAMQAADIAPGLNRQFGFERLRNFASSAWQDIRNDAKARAQYGLANCKQRLIGYDIDRRMVTLAKSNIERAGLSDIISVHVHDAANLPAAPSEPGLILSNPPYGERLGELTKLIGLFLSFGASVRENYPGWRLSLFTAAPELLDYLRLRSDKQYKFLNGALNCVLKIYQIGEGGQGTQRKYAEDFVNRLLKNKKKLQKWIKRDNITCYRLYDADLPEYNVAVDCYDDYVIVQEYRAPKSIEPTKARRRLMDLLTGLLQSDLVANDKLVIKQRAQQKGRQQYERNSDEKERFVVQEYGAQFYVNLTDYLDTGLFLDHRNMRHYIQQHSQSKKVLNLFAYTGSASVHAALGGASKVTTVDMSNTYLNWAKDNFRLNQLPISKHEFIRADCMAWLKTQISQRWDLIFLDPPTFSNSKKMDEVFDIQKDHVDLLGSVSRLLNPGGQLIFSNNKRQFKMDIEALAKLGLKVKNISSQSLSPDFERNKQIHNCWMIHKE